Proteins from one Sabethes cyaneus chromosome 2, idSabCyanKW18_F2, whole genome shotgun sequence genomic window:
- the LOC128738649 gene encoding histone deacetylase HDAC1, producing the protein MQSHSKKRVCYYYDSDIGNYYYGQGHPMKPHRIRMTHNLLLNYGLYRKMEIYRPHKATADEMTKFHSDDYIRFLRSIRPDNMSEYNKQMQRFNVGEDCPVFDGLYEFCQLSAGGSVAAAVKLNKQASEICINWGGGLHHAKKSEASGFCYVNDIVLGILELLKYHQRVLYIDIDVHHGDGVEEAFYTTDRVMTVSFHKYGEYFPGTGDLRDIGAGRGKYYAVNIPLRDGMDDESYESIFVPIISKVMETFQPSAVVLQCGADSLTGDRLGCFNLTVKGHGKCVEFVKKYNLPFLMVGGGGYTIRNVSRCWTYETSVALGSEIANELPYNDYFEYFGPDFKLHISPSNMSNQNTTEYLEKIKNRLFENLRMLPHAPGVQMQAIPEDAINDESEDEDKIDKDERLPQSDKDKRIVPDNEFSDSEDEGEGGRRDSRSYKGTARKRPRLDKDSKTATEDVKDEMEVKAETTGDKEEAKAGEEPKKETTATVA; encoded by the exons ATGCAATCGCACAGCAAAAAGCGCGTCTGTTACTACTATGACA GTGATATCGGTAACTATTACTATGGCCAAGGGCATCCGATGAAGCCTCATCGGATTCGCATGACACACAATCTTCTGCTAAATTATGGGCTTTACCGTAAGATGGAAATCTAT AGACCTCACAAAGCGACggcagatgaaatgacaaaatttcACTCGGACGACTATATCCGTTTTTTGCGATCGATTCGTCCGGATAACATGTCTGAATATAACAAACAGATGCAGAGAT TTAATGTCGGCGAGGATTGTCCGGTGTTCGATGGTCTGTACGAATTCTGTCAACTTTCGGCAGGGGGTTCGGTAGCCGCTGCTGTAAAACTGAACAAACAGGCATCGGAAATCTGCATCAACTGGGGTGGTGGTCTGCATCATGCCAAAAAATCGGAAGCTTCCGGTTTCTGCTACGTGAACGATATCGTGCTCGGTATTTTGGAGCTGCTCAAGTACCACCAGCGGGTGCTATACATTGACATTGATGTACACCACGGGGACGGTGTGGAGGAGGCATTCTACACCACCGATCGGGTAATGACGGTTAGCTTCCACAAGTACGGAGAGTACTTCCCGGGAACGGGAGATTTACGGGACATCGGTGCTGGGCGGGGAAAGTACTACGCGGTGAACATTCCGCTCCGCGATGGAATGGACGATGAATCGTATGAATCGATCTTTGTTCCGATTATCTCCAAG GTAATGGAAACTTTCCAACCGTCGGCTGTAGTACTGCAGTGCGGTGCCGATTCTCTAACCGGTGACCGGTTGGGCTGCTTTAATCTTACCGTCAAGGGTCACGGCAAGTGTGTGGAATTCGTTAAGAAGTATAATCTGCCCTTCTTGATGGTGGGCGGCGGTGGTTACACCATTCGAAACGTTTCCCGTTGCTGGACGTATGAAACGTCGGTGGCACTTGGATCGGAGATTGCCAATGAACTGCCATATAACGATTACTTCGAGTACTTCGGTCCGGATTTCAAGCTGCACATTTCGCCCAGCAACATGAGCAATCAGAACACGACAGAGTATTTGGAAAAGATCAAGAACAGGCTGTTCGAAAATCTACGTATGCTGCCCCATGCACCTGGCGTCCAGATGCAGGCCATTCCGGAGGACGCCATTAACGACGAAAGCGAAGACGAGGACAAGATAGACAAAGACGAACGATTACCTCAAAGTGACAAGGACAAACGGATAGTGCCAGATAACGAGTTCTCCGATTCCGAAGATGAAGGCGAAGGAGGTCGTCGGGACAGTCGGTCCTATAAGGGAACGGCACGTAAGCGTCCTCGTTTGGACAAGGACTCTAAAACTGCGACCGAAGATGTGAAGGACGAGATGGAAGTAAAAG CTGAAACGACGGGTGATAAAGAGGAAGCAAAAGCGGGAGAGGAACCGAAAAAAGAGACCACCGCCACTGTTGCATGA